One region of Nitrospira sp. genomic DNA includes:
- a CDS encoding M24 family metallopeptidase: MNAADRSHARVLRIQQAIREQPGLDGWLFYDFRHLDPIAYRVLLLDPSLHVTRRWYYWVPAQGTPVKLQHGIEPHVLDGLPGDARAYVSWRDQQAALGSLLHSAKRVAMQYSPMNAIPYLSRVDAGTIDLVRSLGAEVVTSADLVQQFEAVWDGAQLSSHQVAAEGLRAIVDEAFGFVGTSLAARSSLTEYGLQQYILSRMQARGLVTSSPPIAAVNAHSADPHYGPASQGSAPIRQGDLVLIDLWAKQPGPGAVYADITWTGFVGATVPTRHQDIFQIVRRARDAAVTFVQGRVRAGEFPYGWEVDDICRQVIQDAGYGQYFVHRTGHSIGEEVHGNGANIDNLETQDARRLLPGTCFSIEPGIYLPEDFGIRSELDVYLSSHDAVVYGQPVQADLLPIPVLAS; the protein is encoded by the coding sequence ATGAACGCGGCGGATCGATCTCACGCACGGGTGCTTCGGATTCAGCAGGCTATTCGGGAACAGCCTGGGCTTGATGGATGGCTTTTTTATGATTTTCGCCACCTCGACCCTATCGCGTATCGCGTCTTGTTGTTAGACCCCTCGCTCCATGTCACGCGGCGTTGGTACTACTGGGTTCCCGCGCAGGGTACGCCGGTGAAGCTCCAACATGGCATTGAGCCTCATGTCCTGGACGGGTTGCCCGGAGACGCCCGTGCGTACGTCTCCTGGCGCGATCAGCAGGCGGCTCTCGGTTCCCTGCTGCACTCTGCCAAGCGGGTCGCAATGCAATATTCGCCGATGAATGCTATCCCCTATCTTTCACGCGTGGATGCCGGCACGATTGATCTGGTGCGCAGCCTCGGCGCAGAGGTGGTGACCTCTGCCGATCTGGTTCAGCAATTTGAAGCCGTGTGGGATGGCGCACAATTGTCGTCACATCAGGTGGCCGCCGAAGGACTCCGCGCAATTGTCGACGAGGCGTTTGGATTTGTCGGAACCTCGCTGGCTGCTCGGTCCAGCCTGACGGAATACGGATTACAGCAATACATTCTTTCCCGCATGCAGGCCCGTGGCTTGGTGACCTCGAGTCCGCCGATTGCTGCGGTGAATGCGCATAGCGCCGATCCTCACTACGGGCCGGCTTCCCAAGGATCAGCACCTATCCGGCAGGGTGACTTGGTACTGATAGATCTGTGGGCTAAACAGCCTGGACCAGGGGCGGTCTATGCGGATATCACCTGGACGGGGTTCGTCGGGGCGACTGTGCCTACCCGGCACCAGGACATTTTTCAGATTGTTCGACGGGCTCGGGATGCGGCCGTCACCTTTGTGCAGGGTCGTGTACGAGCCGGTGAATTCCCCTATGGGTGGGAAGTGGATGATATCTGCCGCCAGGTGATTCAGGATGCGGGGTATGGGCAGTATTTCGTGCACCGAACCGGCCATTCCATCGGTGAGGAAGTACATGGCAACGGCGCGAATATCGACAATCTGGAGACGCAGGATGCGCGCCGGTTGTTGCCCGGCACTTGCTTTTCGATTGAGCCTGGCATCTACCTGCCCGAGGATTTCGGTATTCGAAGTGAATTGGATGTGTATCTCTCTTCTCACGATGCGGTGGTGTACGGACAGCCGGTTCAGGCCGATCTTCTCCCGATTCCCGTCCTGGCGAGCTAG